One window from the genome of Anomalospiza imberbis isolate Cuckoo-Finch-1a 21T00152 chromosome 13, ASM3175350v1, whole genome shotgun sequence encodes:
- the RCN2 gene encoding reticulocalbin-2 isoform X2, with translation MRPLLLALGLALALGAASGQHRAEYDREALLGGQEEAEEYVRLSPEEQQRRLGNIVKKIDADADGLLTEDELSSWIQQSFKHYVTQEAKQHFSDYDKDGDGLVSWKEYNLQMYDRVIDFDENTVLEDQEEESFRQEKKRFEKANRDDVPALNVDEYIAFEHPEEVEYMTDFVIQEALEEHDKDGDGFVSLEEFLGDYRRDPTAREDPEWILVEKDRFVNDYDKDHDGKLNPQELLSWIVPNNQGIAQEEALHLIEEMDLNDDKKLSEAEILKNQDLFLNSEATDYGRQLHDERFYHEEL, from the exons ATGCGGCCGCTGCTGCTGGCGCTGGGCCTGGCGCTGGCGCTGGGAGCGGCGAGCGGGCAGCACCGCGCCGAGTACGACCGGGAGGCGCTGCTCGGCGGGCAG GAGGAAGCGGAGGAGTACGTGCGGCTCAGCCCGGAGGAGCAGCAGCGGCGGCTGGGGAACATCGTGAAGAAAATCGACGCGGACGCGGACGGGCTGCTCACCGAGG ATGAGCTGAGCTCCTGGATACAGCAGTCTTTTAAGCATTATGTTACACAAGAAGCTAAGCAACACTTCAGTGACTATGACAAAGATGGTGATGGATTGGTGTCCTGGAAGGAGTATAACTTGCAAATGTATGATCGTGTAATTGATTTTGATGAGAACACTGTCCTGGAGGATCAAGAAGAAGAATCATTTCGCCAG gagaaaaaacgTTTTGAGAAAGCTAATAGAGATGATGTTCCTGCTCTAAATGTGGATGAATATATTGCATTCGAACATCCCGAAGAAGTGGAGTACATGACG GACTTTGTCATTCAGGAGGCTTTAGAAGAACATGATAAAGATGGTGATGGATTTGTTAGCCTGGAAGAATTCCTTGGTGATTACAGAAGAGACCCAA CTGCAAGAGAAGATCCAGAATGGATACTGGTTGAGAAGGACCGGTTTGTGAACGACTATGACAAGGATCATGATGGAAAACTCAATCCTCAAGAGCTGCTGTCTTGGATAGTACCCAACAATCAGGGTATTGCACAAGAGGAG GCTCTGCACCTCATTGAAGAGATGGATTTGAATGATGATAAAAAACTTTCTGAAGCAGAAATTCTTAAGAACCAGGATTTGTTTCTTAACAGTGAAGCAACAGATTATGGTAGGCAGCTTCATGATGAACGTTTCTACCATGAAGAACTTtag
- the RCN2 gene encoding reticulocalbin-2 isoform X1, with translation MRPLLLALGLALALGAASGQHRAEYDREALLGGQEEAEEYVRLSPEEQQRRLGNIVKKIDADADGLLTEDELSSWIQQSFKHYVTQEAKQHFSDYDKDGDGLVSWKEYNLQMYDRVIDFDENTVLEDQEEESFRQLHLKEKKRFEKANRDDVPALNVDEYIAFEHPEEVEYMTDFVIQEALEEHDKDGDGFVSLEEFLGDYRRDPTAREDPEWILVEKDRFVNDYDKDHDGKLNPQELLSWIVPNNQGIAQEEALHLIEEMDLNDDKKLSEAEILKNQDLFLNSEATDYGRQLHDERFYHEEL, from the exons ATGCGGCCGCTGCTGCTGGCGCTGGGCCTGGCGCTGGCGCTGGGAGCGGCGAGCGGGCAGCACCGCGCCGAGTACGACCGGGAGGCGCTGCTCGGCGGGCAG GAGGAAGCGGAGGAGTACGTGCGGCTCAGCCCGGAGGAGCAGCAGCGGCGGCTGGGGAACATCGTGAAGAAAATCGACGCGGACGCGGACGGGCTGCTCACCGAGG ATGAGCTGAGCTCCTGGATACAGCAGTCTTTTAAGCATTATGTTACACAAGAAGCTAAGCAACACTTCAGTGACTATGACAAAGATGGTGATGGATTGGTGTCCTGGAAGGAGTATAACTTGCAAATGTATGATCGTGTAATTGATTTTGATGAGAACACTGTCCTGGAGGATCAAGAAGAAGAATCATTTCGCCAG CTTcatttaaaggagaaaaaacgTTTTGAGAAAGCTAATAGAGATGATGTTCCTGCTCTAAATGTGGATGAATATATTGCATTCGAACATCCCGAAGAAGTGGAGTACATGACG GACTTTGTCATTCAGGAGGCTTTAGAAGAACATGATAAAGATGGTGATGGATTTGTTAGCCTGGAAGAATTCCTTGGTGATTACAGAAGAGACCCAA CTGCAAGAGAAGATCCAGAATGGATACTGGTTGAGAAGGACCGGTTTGTGAACGACTATGACAAGGATCATGATGGAAAACTCAATCCTCAAGAGCTGCTGTCTTGGATAGTACCCAACAATCAGGGTATTGCACAAGAGGAG GCTCTGCACCTCATTGAAGAGATGGATTTGAATGATGATAAAAAACTTTCTGAAGCAGAAATTCTTAAGAACCAGGATTTGTTTCTTAACAGTGAAGCAACAGATTATGGTAGGCAGCTTCATGATGAACGTTTCTACCATGAAGAACTTtag